One Glycine max cultivar Williams 82 chromosome 4, Glycine_max_v4.0, whole genome shotgun sequence DNA segment encodes these proteins:
- the LOC100787041 gene encoding TPR repeat-containing thioredoxin TTL1: protein MAGKTKNKVEVQLGCGLVGRIFHLKTNNRPRKSSVHSLPLKPCNTAQQRDQGKNESKAPPNHEPKDSSIETIPTLKGEQNPARKSRQQQKDHPVVNSLELARISTSTSHHQNYGTKSPAKEFVLPITGNLLVNSSPRTSVTKSKELNSLSGSCSYNSNSTNKGMMGNIMRKNSDELGQFRSLRNSRVDPEVLKSMGNEAYKQGRFEEALALYDRAIAVDSKKATYHCNKSAALISLGRFLQAIVECEEAIRLEPSYGRAHTRLATIYFRLGEAEKALNCNETSPCVDSVLAFQAQALQNHLSKCTEARKVKDWKVILKESQAAISLGADSAPLVYCLHTEALLKLLRHQEAHATYEKMPKFDLDYSNKLFGPVRSAYLLMIGTHIYLATGRFEDAVIASQQASKLDPSSFEVNAVVRRARAVASARMSGNLLFKASKFTEAYAVYNEGLEHDPFNSVLLCNRAACRSKLGQFEKAIEDCNVALIVQPSYSKARLRRADCNAKLERWEAAIQDYEMLLREKPGDEEVARALFETQLQLKTLRGEDIKDLKFGSNLFFISSNDRFRHYVTSPGMSVVLFCNKATHKQVLLVLEQTCKRFPSVNFLKVEIEDHPYLAKSEGVNCIPAFKIYKNGSRVKEIPGSNHDLLEKLVKLYSN from the exons ATGGCAGGGAAAACCAAGAACAAAGTGGAGGTTCAATTGGGTTGCGGTTTGGTGGGGAGAATTTTCCATCTCAAAACCAATAATAGGCCTAGAAAATCCTCTGTTCATTCACTACCCCTGAAGCCTTGCAACACTGCACAACAGAGGGATCAGGGCAAAAACGAATCCAAAGCCCCTCCAAACCATGAACCAAAAGATAGCTCCATTGAAACCATTCCTACACTGAAAGGGGAGCAGAATCCAGCAAGAAAGAGTAGACAACAACAGAAAGATCACCCTGTTGttaactctctggaacttgccAGGATAAGTACTAGTACcagtcatcatcaaaactacggGACGAAATCCCCGGCCAAAGAATTTGTGTTACCAATCACTGGGAATTTGCTTGTGAATAGCAGCCCAAGAACTAGTGTCACAAAGAGCAAAGAGTTGAACTCTTTGTCCGGTTCCTGTTCTTACAACAGTAATAGTACTAACAAAGGCATGATGGGGAACATCATGAGGAAGAACAGCGATGAGCTTGGGCAATTTCGGAGTCTGAGGAACAGCAGAGTGGACCCTGAGGTGTTGAAGTCCATGGGGAATGAAGCGTACAAGCAGGGAAGATTTGAAGAGGCTTTGGCTTTGTATGACAGAGCCATTGCTGTTGACTCCAAGAAAGCAACATATCATTGCAACAAGAGCGCGGCTTTGATAAGCTTGGGAAGGTTTCTGCAGGCAATTGTTGAGTGTGAGGAAGCTATCAGGTTGGAGCCTTCGTATGGCAGAGCCCACACCCGTTTAGCAACAATTTATTTCAG ATTGGGAGAGGCTGAAAAGGCACTGAATTGCAATGAAACAAGCCCATGTGTTGATTCCGTACTTGCTTTCCAGGCTCAGGCTCTTCAAAATCACCTTAGCAAATGCACTGAAGCTCGGAAAGTCAAAGATTGGAAAGTTATATTAAAGGAATCACAGGCTGCAATATCCTTGGGTGCTGATTCAGCTCCACTG GTCTATTGTTTACATACTGAAGCCTTGCTGAAGCTCCTAAGACATCAAGAGGCACACGCTACCTACGAGAAAATGCCAAAATTTGACCTTGATTATTCTAACAAATTATTTGGCCCGGTTCGTAGTGCTTACCTATTGATGATAGGCACACACATTTACTTGGCAACCGGCAG GTTTGAGGATGCAGTGATAGCATCTCAGCAAGCATCTAAGTTAGATCCAAGTAGCTTTGAGGTGAATGCAGTGGTAAGGAGGGCCAGAGCAGTGGCATCAGCCAGAATGAGTGGTAACTTACTCTTCAAGGCATCAAAATTCACGGAAGCATATGCTGTATACAATGAAGGACTAGAGCATGATCCATTCAACTCAGTTCTGCTATGCAATAGAGCAGCATGTCGTTCTAAGCTAGGTCAATTCGAGAAAGCAATTGAAGATTGTAATGTGGCACTTATAGTTCAGCCAAGTTATAGCAAGGCAAGGTTGAGGAGGGCAGATTGCAATGCCAAG TTGGAAAGATGGGAAGCTGCGATTCAAGATTATGAAATGCTGTTAAGAGAAAAGCCAGGAGATGAGGAGGTGGCCAGGGCCCTGTTTGAGACCCAGCTCCAACTCAAGACGTTGCGTGGTGAAGATATTAAGGACTTGAAATTTGGCTCAAATTTGTTTTTCATCTCAAGCAATGATCGGTTTAGACATTATGTAACATCACCTG GGATGTCTGTGGTGCTTTTCTGTAACaaggcaacccacaaacaagtgTTATTGGTGTTGGAGCAAACCTGCAAGAGATTTCCATCAGTTAATTTTCTTAAG GTTGAGATTGAAGACCACCCTTACTTGGCAAAATCAGAAGGTGTGAACTGCATCCCAGCTTTTAAAATATACAAGAATGGATCAAGGGTTAAAGAAATTCCAGGCAGCAACCACGACTTGTtggaaaaattagttaaattatatAGCAACTGA